The following coding sequences lie in one Primulina huaijiensis isolate GDHJ02 chromosome 2, ASM1229523v2, whole genome shotgun sequence genomic window:
- the LOC140965776 gene encoding glutamyl-tRNA reductase 1, chloroplastic-like, which yields MAVSCAFVGAKLENLLISSTATASVASASTPSKPGTPGKRRASLNRRGYLGNLRCEAASDALGQVESTNAASSSGLASSLSALELLKTSAADRYTKEKSSIIVIGLSIHTAPVEMREKLAVPEAEWPRAIGELCSLNHIEEAAVLSTCNRMEIYVLALSRHRGIKEVTEWMSKTSGIPVSEICQHRFLLYDKDATQHIFEVSSGLDSLVLGEGQILAQVKQVVKVGQGVVGFGRNISGLFKHAITVGKRVRTETNIAAGAVSVSSAAVELALMKLPEPSHATARMLVIGAGKMGKLVIKHLVAKGCTKMVVVNRSEERVAAIREEIKDVEIVHKPLTEMLNSAANADVIFTSTASDIPLFLKEHVVDLPPVGPNLGALRLFIDISVPRNVGACVNEHEGSRVYNVDDLKEVVAANKEDRIRKAMEAQEIITEESKQFEAWRDSLETVPTIKKLRAYAERIRAAEVEKCLSKMGDEVPKKSQKAVDDLSRGIVNKLLHGPMQHLRCDGSDSRTLSETLENMQALNRMFSLETEISVLEQKVRAKVEQNQK from the exons ATGGCTGTTTCATGCGCGTTTGTGGGTGCGAAGCTCGAGAATTTGTTGATCAGTAGTACGGCGACGGCTTCAGTCGCCTCGGCATCCACACCGAGCAAGCCGGGGACTCCTGGAAAGCGTCGAGCTTCTCTGAATAGGAGGGGATATTTGGGGAATTTGAGGTGCGAGGCTGCATCCGATGCATTGGGTCAAGTGGAATCCACCAATGCGGCTTCCTCTTCTGGTTTAGCTTCGAGCCTCTCCGCTCTGGAACTTCTCAAGACTTCCGCCGCTGATC GATATACGAAAGAAAAGAGCAGCATTATAGTAATTGGTCTCAGCATCCACACTGCGCCCGTTGAAATGCGGGAAAAACTTGCTGTCCCTGAAGCAGAGTGGCCCAGAGCTATTGGGGAGTTGTGTAGTCTGAATCACATTGAAGAAGCTGCTGTCCTTAGTACATGTAACAGAATGGAAATCTATGTATTAGCTCTCTCTAGGCACCGGGGAATCAAAGAAGTGACTGAATGGATGTCTAAG ACCAGTGGAATTCCAGTTTCAGAGATCTGCCAGCACCGTTTTTTGCTCTATGACAAAGATGCAACCCAGCACATTTTTGAAGTGTCATCAGGGCTAGATTCATTGGTTTTGGGAGAAGGTCAGATCCTAGCACAAGTGAAACAAGTGGTTAAAGTTGGCCAAGGGGTTGTGGGCTTTGGAAGGAATATAAGCGGTCTCTTTAAGCATGCAATCACTGTTGGAAAGAGGGTTAGAACCGAAACCAACATAGCGGCCGGGGCAGTTTCCGTTAGTTCAGCAGCTGTGGAATTGGCTTTAATGAAGCTTCCCGAACCCTCCCATGCCACTGCTAGGATGTTAGTAATTGGAGCAGGAAAGATGGGCAAGCTTGTGATCAAGCACTTGGTAGCCAAAGGGTGCACAAAGATGGTGGTAGTGAACAGAAGCGAAGAAAGAGTTGCTGCCATACGAGAGGAGATCAAGGACGTTGAAATAGTACACAAACCTCTCACCGAAATGCTGAACAGTGCAGCCAATGCTGATGTGATTTTTACCAGTACTGCATCTGACATTCCTCTTTTTCTTAAAGAGCATGTTGTCGACCTTCCACCGGTAGGTCCAAATCTCGGTGCTTTGAGACTTTTTATCGACATTTCCGTTCCAAGAAATGTTGGTGCGTGTGTCAACGAGCATGAGGGTTCACGAGTGTACAACGTGGATGATCTTAAGGAGGTTGTGGCTGCAAATAAAGAGGATCGAATACGTAAAGCAATGGAAGCTCAAGAAATCATCACTGAGgaatcaaaacaatttgaagcCTGGCGTGATTCATTAGAAACAGTTCCAACTATCAAGAAGTTAAGGGCTTATGCTGAAAGAATAAGAGCTGCAGAGGTTGAAAAATGTTTGTCAAAAATGGGCGACGAAGTTCCAAAAAAGTCACAGAAGGCTGTTGATGATCTTAGCAGAGGCATTGTTAACAAGCTGCTACATGGGCCGATGCAGCATCTAAGGTGTGATGGGAGTGATAGTCGTACTTTGAGTGAAACGCTTGAGAATATGCAAGCCCTTAATCGAATGTTCAGCCTCGAGACTGAGATATCTGTGTTGGAACAGAAGGTTAGAGCTAAGGTAGAGCAAAATCAGAAATAA